A region of Leclercia adecarboxylata DNA encodes the following proteins:
- a CDS encoding siderophore-interacting protein — protein MTTTRYPQRVRNDLRFRELNVLRVERVSAGFQRIVLGGEALEGFSSRGFDDHSKVFFPQPGTTFVPPVVTDEGVNWGDGVRPQARDYTPLYDAARHELALDFFIHDGGVASQWAVEAKPGDTLSIGGPRGSLVVPEDYAWQLYVCDESGMPALRRRLEALRALPVRPEVHAVVTVGDAACQDYLAHLSEFNITWVVGHNEQAVADRLTALSVPAEDYFIWLTGEGKVVKNLSRLFETDAIDQKLVRASAYWHAK, from the coding sequence ATGACCACTACCCGCTACCCACAACGTGTCCGCAACGACCTGCGTTTTCGCGAGCTGAACGTACTCCGCGTTGAGCGCGTCAGTGCCGGTTTTCAGCGCATCGTGTTAGGCGGCGAGGCGCTGGAGGGCTTCAGCTCCCGCGGCTTCGACGACCATTCCAAAGTCTTTTTCCCGCAACCGGGCACGACCTTTGTGCCGCCGGTGGTGACGGACGAGGGCGTTAACTGGGGCGACGGCGTGCGTCCGCAGGCGCGGGATTACACTCCGCTGTATGACGCGGCCCGTCACGAGCTGGCGCTCGACTTCTTTATCCACGACGGCGGGGTGGCAAGCCAGTGGGCGGTAGAGGCAAAGCCGGGGGATACGCTCTCCATCGGCGGCCCGCGCGGTTCCCTGGTGGTGCCGGAAGATTACGCCTGGCAGCTCTACGTCTGCGATGAGTCGGGAATGCCCGCCCTGCGCCGCCGTCTGGAGGCGCTGCGCGCCCTGCCGGTGCGCCCGGAAGTGCATGCCGTGGTGACCGTCGGGGATGCCGCCTGTCAGGACTATCTGGCGCACCTGAGCGAGTTCAACATCACCTGGGTGGTGGGGCATAACGAGCAGGCGGTGGCGGATCGTCTGACCGCCCTCAGCGTGCCGGCGGAGGATTACTTCATCTGGCTGACCGGGGAAGGGAAGGTGGTGAAAAACCTGAGTCGCCTGTTTGAAACCGACGCCATCGATCAGAAGCTGGTGCGTGCCAGCGCTTACTGGCACGCCAAATAG